The following are encoded together in the Phaseolus vulgaris cultivar G19833 chromosome 9, P. vulgaris v2.0, whole genome shotgun sequence genome:
- the LOC137822553 gene encoding stress response protein NST1 isoform X2: MEATAAVAAAAAVRGASLQMPPPSRKEWRAVAEHHHSARNPDDEELDNTKLGQSDERTIYEQGREPLDVDFCSITVDGTLDNDILQQQLHNVVRQRQELLQMEIGLKAQMIARTEIMDMRNTFDAQLKDNVNNTNKLQEQLCERERTVHDLERKMEEKERELHAIKLDNEAAWAKQDLLREQNKELATFRMERDHSEAERAQHIKQIHDLQEHIQEKDRQLIELQEQHRGAQETIMFKDEQLREAQAWIARVREMDVFQSTTNQTLQAELRERTEQYNQLWMGFQRQFAEMERVHLHTIQQLQLELADARERSGAYNDDSRMSQMNSKSNATQFGHENGSQFDLNGSNASGGNNGLLPNESTDNGVPFSSTGNASIQTEHVPGVPITPSSLLVQPSYLPHGQVAALHPFVMHQQGVPNSVASHVPQSHVGHFHPVPSMSPVQQWQGQQSVPEGSQLPIQEHSSPSQTDQNLMRSDAKFSYEMSVNGQTLHRDYLDAHIQQGDGAQTVISSVTTETQSVDKGQLVASQQDQSMQQISSQFSDALRLNSFEPNGEIKEQSSVTLSNDVPDDQVLLSEQASSATNASPVKSQSVNHEEVIQNNSTDSVLSEVFTSSGSTASTTITKTSETALLDEKSLLACIVRTIPAGGRIRISSTLPNRLGKMLAPLHWHDYKRKYGKLDDFVGSHPELFFIEDDYIQLREGAQKIVAATAAVAKVAAAAAASTPYSSYMSTVAVTPMAQSHRMKKVPSIDSKNIKSDKTLQEYAVISSNLGDDPLKLSVMQHQQSNGPNFSVSGGLSNVKILSKSKDSREMDGPESRVVPSSVQLSVGNGGSAQISGSANGRLVSSFTSKQQTRATGAVYHSRR; this comes from the exons ATGGAGGCCACGGCCGCCGTTGCCGCTGCCGCCGCCGTTCGCGGTGCCTCGCTCCAGATGCCGCCTCCGTCCCGCAAAGAGTGGCGCGCTGTGGCCGAGCATCATCATTCCGCGCGGAACCCCGACGACGAG GAGTTAGACAATACCAAACTAGGGCAATCAGACGAGAGAACCATATATGAG CAAGGAAGAGAGCCTCTTGATGTTGATTTTTGTTCAATAACAGTGGATGGAACACTAGACAACGATATTTTGCAGCAGCAGCTTCATAATGTTGTTAGACAAAGGCAGGAGCTACTGCAAATGGAGATTGGACTAAAGGCTCAAATGATTGCTAGAACCGAGATAATGGACATGCGAAACACCTTTGATGCCCAGCTCAAGGACAATGTTAATAATACCAACAAGCTTCAG GAGCAACTTTGTGAAAGGGAGCGTACAGTTCATGACCTTGAAAGGAAAAtggaagagaaagagagagagctGCATGCTATTAAATTAGACAATGAAGCA GCATGGGCCAAACAAGACCTTCTCCGTGAGCAAAACAAAGAGCTTGCTACTTTCAG AATGGAGCGTGATCATTCAGAAGCTGAAAGAGCTCAGcatataaaacaaatacatgATCTACAAGAACATATTCAAGAAAAAGATAGGCAGCTTATTGAGTTGCAGGAACAA CATAGGGGTGCTCAAGAGACCATTATGTTTAAAGATGAGCAGTTAAGAGAGGCCCAAGCATGGATAGCTCGTGTTCGTGAGATGGATGTTTTCCAATCAACAACAAACCAAACATTACAAGCTGAATTGCGAGAACGCACAGAACAATACAATCAGCTTTGGATGGGTTTTCAGAGACAG TTTGCAGAGATGGAAAGAGTTCATTTGCATACTATTCAACAACTACAGCTTGAACTGGCTGATGCAAGAGAGAGGAGTGGAGCGTACAATGATGATTCAAGAATGTCACAAATGAATTCTAAAAGTAATGCAACTCAATTTGGACATGAAAATGGAAGTCAATTTGACTTAAATGGAAGCAATGCTTCAGGTGGAAATAATGGTCTCCTTCCAAATGAAAGCACTGATAATGGTGTACCATTTTCATCTACTGGCAATGCATCAATCCAG ACTGAACATGTTCCTGGTGTCCCTATTACTCCATCGTCTCTACTTGTCCAGCCTTCGTACCTCCCACATGGCCAAGTAGCTGCATTGCATCCATTTGTTATGCACCAACAAGGAGTACCCAATTCTGTTGCATCCCATGTTCCTCAATCGCATGTTGGACATTTTCATCCAGTGCCCTCAATGTCACCTGTGCAGCAGTGGCAGGGTCAACAG TCTGTGCCAGAAGGTTCACAATTACCCATACAGGAACATTCTTCGCCATCTCAGACTGATCAGAATTTGATGCGATCAGATGCTAAGTTTAGTTATGAAATGTCTGTGAATGGGCAAACTCTTCATAGAGACTATCTGGATGCTCACATTCAGCAAGGTGATGGGGCACAAACTGTGATTTCTTCAGTTACCACTGAAACCCAG TCAGTTGATAAGGGTCAACTTGTTGCTTCCCAACAGGATCAGAGCATGCAACAAATTTCTTCACAGTTCTCTGATGCCTTGCGATTAAACTCTTTTGAACCAAATGGTGAAATTAAG GAGCAGAGTTCTGTGACATTATCTAATGATGTACCTGATGACCAAGTTTTATTGTCTGAGCAAGCAAGTTCTGCAACAAATGCATCCCCTGTCAAAAGCCAATCAGTTAATCATGAGGAAGTGATTCAGAACAACTCTACTGATTCTGTCTTGTCTGAAGTTTTCACATCTTCTGGGTCAACAGCTTCAACAACAATTACAAAGACATCAGAGACTGCTCTCCTTGATGAAAAATCTTTATTAGCCTGTATTGTTCGTACTATTCCGGCTGGTGGTAGAATTCGTATTAGTTCAACG CTCCCTAACAGGCTGGGCAAGATGCTTGCACCTCTACATTGGCATGATTACAAAAGGAAGTATGGGAAGCTGGATGATTTTGTGGGTAGCCATCCTGAA ttattttttattgaggATGACTATATTCAGCTTCGAGAAGGTGCACAGAAAATTGTTGCTGCAACTGCGGCAGTTGCAAAAGTTGCGGCAGCAGCTGCTGCATCAACTCCTTATTCTTCATACATGTCCACTGTGGCAGTTACACCAATGGCTCAGTCTCATCGCATGAAAAAAGTTCCTTCAATTGATTCTAAAAATATCAAAAGTGACAAAACACTTCAAGAATATGCAGTCATCTCTTCTAATTTGGGGGATGATCCTCTAAAATTGTCAGTCATGCAGCATCAACAATCTAATGGTCCAAACTTCAGTGTTTCTGGAGGTCTTTCAAATGTCAAGATTTTGAGTAAATCTAAGGATTCTCGGGAAATGGATGGCCCTGAAAGTAGGGTTGTCCCGTCTTCTGTACAATTATCTGTTGGCAATGGGGGCAGCGCCCAAATTTCTGGCTCAGCAAATGGGAGGCTGGTCTCAAGCTTTACTTCTAAACAGCAGACCAG GGCAACTGGTGCTGTGTACCATTCTCGGAGATA G
- the LOC137822553 gene encoding stress response protein NST1 isoform X4 has product MEATAAVAAAAAVRGASLQMPPPSRKEWRAVAEHHHSARNPDDEELDNTKLGQSDERTIYEQGREPLDVDFCSITVDGTLDNDILQQQLHNVVRQRQELLQMEIGLKAQMIARTEIMDMRNTFDAQLKDNVNNTNKLQEQLCERERTVHDLERKMEEKERELHAIKLDNEAAWAKQDLLREQNKELATFRMERDHSEAERAQHIKQIHDLQEHIQEKDRQLIELQEQHRGAQETIMFKDEQLREAQAWIARVREMDVFQSTTNQTLQAELRERTEQYNQLWMGFQRQFAEMERVHLHTIQQLQLELADARERSGAYNDDSRMSQMNSKSNATQFGHENGSQFDLNGSNASGGNNGLLPNESTDNGVPFSSTGNASIQTEHVPGVPITPSSLLVQPSYLPHGQVAALHPFVMHQQGVPNSVASHVPQSHVGHFHPVPSMSPVQQWQGQQSVPEGSQLPIQEHSSPSQTDQNLMRSDAKFSYEMSVNGQTLHRDYLDAHIQQGDGAQTVISSVTTETQDQSMQQISSQFSDALRLNSFEPNGEIKEQSSVTLSNDVPDDQVLLSEQASSATNASPVKSQSVNHEEVIQNNSTDSVLSEVFTSSGSTASTTITKTSETALLDEKSLLACIVRTIPAGGRIRISSTLPNRLGKMLAPLHWHDYKRKYGKLDDFVGSHPELFFIEDDYIQLREGAQKIVAATAAVAKVAAAAAASTPYSSYMSTVAVTPMAQSHRMKKVPSIDSKNIKSDKTLQEYAVISSNLGDDPLKLSVMQHQQSNGPNFSVSGGLSNVKILSKSKDSREMDGPESRVVPSSVQLSVGNGGSAQISGSANGRLVSSFTSKQQTRATGAVYHSRR; this is encoded by the exons ATGGAGGCCACGGCCGCCGTTGCCGCTGCCGCCGCCGTTCGCGGTGCCTCGCTCCAGATGCCGCCTCCGTCCCGCAAAGAGTGGCGCGCTGTGGCCGAGCATCATCATTCCGCGCGGAACCCCGACGACGAG GAGTTAGACAATACCAAACTAGGGCAATCAGACGAGAGAACCATATATGAG CAAGGAAGAGAGCCTCTTGATGTTGATTTTTGTTCAATAACAGTGGATGGAACACTAGACAACGATATTTTGCAGCAGCAGCTTCATAATGTTGTTAGACAAAGGCAGGAGCTACTGCAAATGGAGATTGGACTAAAGGCTCAAATGATTGCTAGAACCGAGATAATGGACATGCGAAACACCTTTGATGCCCAGCTCAAGGACAATGTTAATAATACCAACAAGCTTCAG GAGCAACTTTGTGAAAGGGAGCGTACAGTTCATGACCTTGAAAGGAAAAtggaagagaaagagagagagctGCATGCTATTAAATTAGACAATGAAGCA GCATGGGCCAAACAAGACCTTCTCCGTGAGCAAAACAAAGAGCTTGCTACTTTCAG AATGGAGCGTGATCATTCAGAAGCTGAAAGAGCTCAGcatataaaacaaatacatgATCTACAAGAACATATTCAAGAAAAAGATAGGCAGCTTATTGAGTTGCAGGAACAA CATAGGGGTGCTCAAGAGACCATTATGTTTAAAGATGAGCAGTTAAGAGAGGCCCAAGCATGGATAGCTCGTGTTCGTGAGATGGATGTTTTCCAATCAACAACAAACCAAACATTACAAGCTGAATTGCGAGAACGCACAGAACAATACAATCAGCTTTGGATGGGTTTTCAGAGACAG TTTGCAGAGATGGAAAGAGTTCATTTGCATACTATTCAACAACTACAGCTTGAACTGGCTGATGCAAGAGAGAGGAGTGGAGCGTACAATGATGATTCAAGAATGTCACAAATGAATTCTAAAAGTAATGCAACTCAATTTGGACATGAAAATGGAAGTCAATTTGACTTAAATGGAAGCAATGCTTCAGGTGGAAATAATGGTCTCCTTCCAAATGAAAGCACTGATAATGGTGTACCATTTTCATCTACTGGCAATGCATCAATCCAG ACTGAACATGTTCCTGGTGTCCCTATTACTCCATCGTCTCTACTTGTCCAGCCTTCGTACCTCCCACATGGCCAAGTAGCTGCATTGCATCCATTTGTTATGCACCAACAAGGAGTACCCAATTCTGTTGCATCCCATGTTCCTCAATCGCATGTTGGACATTTTCATCCAGTGCCCTCAATGTCACCTGTGCAGCAGTGGCAGGGTCAACAG TCTGTGCCAGAAGGTTCACAATTACCCATACAGGAACATTCTTCGCCATCTCAGACTGATCAGAATTTGATGCGATCAGATGCTAAGTTTAGTTATGAAATGTCTGTGAATGGGCAAACTCTTCATAGAGACTATCTGGATGCTCACATTCAGCAAGGTGATGGGGCACAAACTGTGATTTCTTCAGTTACCACTGAAACCCAG GATCAGAGCATGCAACAAATTTCTTCACAGTTCTCTGATGCCTTGCGATTAAACTCTTTTGAACCAAATGGTGAAATTAAG GAGCAGAGTTCTGTGACATTATCTAATGATGTACCTGATGACCAAGTTTTATTGTCTGAGCAAGCAAGTTCTGCAACAAATGCATCCCCTGTCAAAAGCCAATCAGTTAATCATGAGGAAGTGATTCAGAACAACTCTACTGATTCTGTCTTGTCTGAAGTTTTCACATCTTCTGGGTCAACAGCTTCAACAACAATTACAAAGACATCAGAGACTGCTCTCCTTGATGAAAAATCTTTATTAGCCTGTATTGTTCGTACTATTCCGGCTGGTGGTAGAATTCGTATTAGTTCAACG CTCCCTAACAGGCTGGGCAAGATGCTTGCACCTCTACATTGGCATGATTACAAAAGGAAGTATGGGAAGCTGGATGATTTTGTGGGTAGCCATCCTGAA ttattttttattgaggATGACTATATTCAGCTTCGAGAAGGTGCACAGAAAATTGTTGCTGCAACTGCGGCAGTTGCAAAAGTTGCGGCAGCAGCTGCTGCATCAACTCCTTATTCTTCATACATGTCCACTGTGGCAGTTACACCAATGGCTCAGTCTCATCGCATGAAAAAAGTTCCTTCAATTGATTCTAAAAATATCAAAAGTGACAAAACACTTCAAGAATATGCAGTCATCTCTTCTAATTTGGGGGATGATCCTCTAAAATTGTCAGTCATGCAGCATCAACAATCTAATGGTCCAAACTTCAGTGTTTCTGGAGGTCTTTCAAATGTCAAGATTTTGAGTAAATCTAAGGATTCTCGGGAAATGGATGGCCCTGAAAGTAGGGTTGTCCCGTCTTCTGTACAATTATCTGTTGGCAATGGGGGCAGCGCCCAAATTTCTGGCTCAGCAAATGGGAGGCTGGTCTCAAGCTTTACTTCTAAACAGCAGACCAG GGCAACTGGTGCTGTGTACCATTCTCGGAGATA G